One genomic segment of Hevea brasiliensis isolate MT/VB/25A 57/8 chromosome 3, ASM3005281v1, whole genome shotgun sequence includes these proteins:
- the LOC110668181 gene encoding uncharacterized protein LOC110668181, which yields MGCLFPCFRASKHRKRRHLLNAAPSQLHRDGAGEAQQLDVTTEQQVNEESKKPIIDSKDEKPEEQVSCNGKRKWNSAPFEAKAGEGLGQGYCQSSACASTIKETQLCSSAFAPSFL from the exons ATGGGGTGCCTTTTCCCTTGTTTCAGAGCTTCTAAGCATCGAAAACGCAGGCATTTGTTGAATGCAGCTCCCTCTCAACTCCAT AGAGATGGAGCCGGTGAAGCTCAGCAGCTTGATGTTACTACTGAGCAACAGGTCAATGAAGAATCCAAGAAGCCCATTATAGATTCCAA AGACGAGAAGCCTGAGGAACAAGTAAGCTGCAATGGGAAACGGAAGTGGAATTCTGCCCCATTTGAAGCAAAGGCTGGGGAGGGCCTAGGACAGGGTTATTGCCAAAGTTCAGCATGTGCCTCAACAATAAAAGAGACACAGCTCTGCAGTTCTGCATTTGCTCCTAGTTTCCTGTGA